One Leopardus geoffroyi isolate Oge1 chromosome C1, O.geoffroyi_Oge1_pat1.0, whole genome shotgun sequence DNA segment encodes these proteins:
- the PPP1R7 gene encoding protein phosphatase 1 regulatory subunit 7 isoform X4: METINLDRDAEDVDLNHYRIGKIEGFEVLKKVKSLCLRQNLIKCIENLEELQSLRELDLYDNQIKKIENLEALTQLEILDISFNLLRNIEGVDKLTRLKKLFLVNNKISKIENISSLHQLQMLELGSNRIRAIENIDTLTSLESLFLGKNKITKLQNLDALTNLTVLSMQSNRLTKMEGLQSLVNLRELYLSHNGIEVIEGLENNNKLTMLDIASNRIKKIENVSHLTELQEFWMNDNLLESWSDLDELKAAKSLETVYLERNPLQKDPQYRRKIMLALPTVRQIDATFVRF, encoded by the exons ATGGAAACCATTAACCTGGACAGAGATGCAGAG GACGTTGATCTGAACCACTACCGCATTGGGAAAATCGAGGGATTTGAGGTGCTGAAGAAAGTAAAG AGTCTCTGCCTCCgtcaaaatttaattaaatgcatTGAAAATCTGGAGGAGTTACAGAGTCTTCGAGAGCTGGACCTTTATGACAACCAAATCAAGAAGATTGAGAATCTGGAGGCGCTAACACAGTTGGA GATTCTAGATATTTCTTTTAATCTGCTGAGGAACATTGAAGGAGTCGACAAGCTGACACGACTGAAGAAGCTCTTCCTGGTTAACAACAAAATCAGTAAAATCGAGAACATAAGCAGCTTACACCAGCTGCAGATGCTGGAGCTGGGGTCCAACCGCATCCGG GCAATTGAAAATATTGACACGTTAACCAGTTTGGAGAGTTTGTTTTTGGGGAAGAACAAGATCACTAAACTTCAGAACCTGGACGCACTTACCAACCTGACGGTCCTCAGTATGCAG AGCAACCGGCTGACCAAGATGGAAGGTCTGCAGAGCCTGGTGAACCTTCGAGAGCTGTACCTGAGCCACAATGGCATCGAGGTCATCGAGGGCCTGGAGAACAAT aaCAAACTCACGATGTTGGACATTGCATCAAACAGAATCAAAAAGATTGAAAACGTCAGCCATCTGACAGAGCTGCAGGAATTCTGG ATGAACGACAATCTCCTCGAGAGCTGGAGCGACCTCGACGAGCTGAAGGCAGCCAAGAGCCTGGAGACGGTGTACCTGGAGCGGAACCCCCTGCAGAAGGACCCCCAGTACAGGCGGAAGATCATGCTGGCCCTGCCCACCGTGCGGCAGATCGACGCCACCTTCGTCCGGTTCTGA